The proteins below are encoded in one region of Sphingobium yanoikuyae:
- a CDS encoding PhoX family protein yields the protein MSHLTDEARAAFRDAQPKIVSGEDSLEAIVAANPGRRSVLKNGLLGLSVLPMLGALAACDDDDDDSTPAPTPTPTPTPTPTPTPSYGINFTSVAINTNDTVTVPSGYTVDVLLKAGDLVEAGTAFANGTFPTSVSQTAAWAGGNHDGMEYFELTGTDANSGGLLAINFELPDYNILFSSGSYNASTATADQKAIALSAVGIAVVEVTKGTDGKFAVKAGSKYNKRYSGNTDYRVGGPAAGVLPGTIRGMLNNCSSGRTPWGTYLTCEETTNNYLDPTQPNTSYGWVVEIDPFQELAPATKRTALGRFSHENVAHMTDANNRVAFYMGDDSTPGCVYKFVPDRAFSSSNRAANTDLLDYGTLYVARFNADGTGEWRPLVQGQNGLVAGAQDPGNVSQSTTPPTPTTVNFTNQADVLVNTQSAARVAGGTIMDRPEWITVAPNKQAIFVTLTNNSGRRVTDAADPRVTNLHGHILKFRENGDSPLATAFTWEIFLLAGNPALAEDNLKGNISGDYFSSPDGIRIDPQGRLWVQTDHNLTGNAGTLNGAATNMTGAFGNNSMYYIDQTSKQSKRFLVGPAGCEITGIAYTPDLKNFFINIQHPTGNWPVAGQQPRSSTIVVRRTDGQPVGN from the coding sequence ATGTCTCATCTGACCGACGAGGCGCGCGCGGCCTTCCGCGATGCGCAGCCCAAGATTGTTTCGGGCGAAGATAGTCTGGAAGCCATCGTCGCGGCCAATCCGGGCCGCCGCTCCGTCCTGAAGAACGGCCTGCTGGGCCTGTCCGTGCTGCCGATGCTGGGCGCGCTCGCCGCCTGCGACGATGATGACGACGACAGCACGCCGGCCCCCACGCCGACGCCGACACCCACCCCCACGCCGACTCCGACGCCCAGCTATGGCATCAACTTCACCTCGGTCGCGATCAACACCAACGACACCGTGACCGTGCCGTCGGGCTATACCGTCGATGTGCTGCTCAAGGCCGGCGATCTGGTCGAAGCCGGCACCGCCTTTGCCAACGGCACCTTCCCGACCAGCGTCAGCCAGACCGCGGCCTGGGCTGGCGGCAATCATGACGGCATGGAATATTTCGAACTGACCGGCACCGACGCCAACAGCGGCGGCCTGCTCGCGATCAACTTCGAACTGCCCGACTATAATATCCTCTTCTCCAGCGGCAGCTATAACGCGTCGACCGCCACCGCTGATCAGAAGGCGATCGCGCTCTCGGCCGTCGGCATCGCCGTGGTCGAAGTGACCAAGGGCACGGACGGCAAGTTCGCGGTCAAGGCCGGCTCGAAATATAACAAGCGCTACAGCGGCAACACCGACTATCGCGTCGGTGGCCCTGCTGCGGGCGTCCTGCCCGGCACGATCCGTGGCATGCTCAACAACTGCTCGTCGGGCCGCACCCCCTGGGGCACCTACCTCACCTGCGAGGAAACGACGAACAACTATCTCGACCCGACCCAGCCCAACACCAGCTATGGCTGGGTGGTCGAGATCGATCCGTTCCAGGAACTGGCCCCCGCGACCAAGCGCACCGCGCTCGGCCGTTTCAGCCATGAAAATGTCGCCCACATGACCGACGCCAACAACCGCGTCGCCTTCTACATGGGTGACGATTCGACGCCGGGCTGCGTCTACAAGTTCGTGCCGGACCGTGCCTTCAGCAGCAGCAACCGTGCCGCCAACACCGACCTGCTCGATTATGGCACCCTCTATGTCGCGCGCTTCAATGCCGACGGCACGGGCGAATGGCGTCCGCTGGTCCAGGGCCAGAATGGTCTGGTCGCGGGTGCCCAGGATCCGGGCAATGTCAGCCAGTCGACCACGCCGCCGACCCCGACGACGGTCAATTTCACCAACCAGGCCGATGTGCTGGTCAACACCCAGTCGGCCGCCCGCGTCGCTGGCGGCACCATCATGGACCGTCCGGAATGGATCACGGTTGCGCCGAACAAGCAGGCGATCTTCGTCACGCTGACCAACAATAGCGGCCGCCGCGTCACCGACGCTGCCGATCCGCGCGTGACCAACCTGCATGGCCATATCCTCAAGTTCCGTGAAAATGGCGACTCGCCGCTGGCGACCGCCTTCACTTGGGAAATCTTCCTGCTGGCAGGCAACCCCGCGCTCGCGGAGGATAATCTCAAGGGCAATATCAGCGGCGACTATTTCTCCAGCCCCGATGGCATCCGCATCGATCCCCAGGGCCGCCTGTGGGTCCAGACCGACCATAATCTGACCGGCAATGCCGGCACGCTGAACGGCGCCGCCACCAACATGACTGGGGCGTTCGGCAATAATTCGATGTATTATATCGACCAGACCAGCAAGCAGTCGAAGCGCTTCCTGGTCGGCCCGGCGGGCTGTGAGATCACCGGCATCGCCTATACGCCGGACCTCAAGAACTTCTTCATCAACATCCAGCATCCGACCGGCAACTGGCCGGTGGCGGGGCAGCAGCCGCGCTCCTCGACCATCGTGGTGCGTCGCACCGACGGCCAGCCGGTCGGCAACTGA
- a CDS encoding response regulator, with amino-acid sequence MAKRVLVVEDNELNLKLFCDLLRAHGHDVLPLRDGRDVLAQAREFAPDLVITDIHLPHVSGYDLIVSLKGDDSLSAVPIMAVTAYAGKGDEDRIRAAGADAYVSKPISVLRFVEQVNALL; translated from the coding sequence GTGGCAAAGCGCGTGCTCGTTGTCGAGGACAACGAACTCAATCTGAAACTTTTTTGCGACCTGCTGCGCGCGCACGGGCATGACGTGCTGCCGCTGCGCGATGGCCGCGACGTGCTGGCGCAGGCGCGCGAATTCGCGCCGGACCTGGTCATTACCGACATCCATCTGCCCCATGTCAGCGGCTATGACCTGATCGTGTCGCTCAAGGGCGATGACAGCCTGTCGGCGGTGCCGATCATGGCAGTCACCGCCTATGCCGGGAAGGGCGATGAGGATCGTATTCGCGCGGCCGGCGCCGACGCCTATGTGTCCAAGCCGATTTCGGTGCTGCGGTTCGTCGAGCAGGTGAACGCACTGCTGTAA
- a CDS encoding DUF3572 domain-containing protein — translation MRPETQNGKPDSAADAEILALMAMGWTLSDGRRADRLLALTGLDADALRAGVGNRAILGAVLAFLADHEPDLVACAEAIDSSPAALIAAKENLSR, via the coding sequence ATGCGACCCGAGACCCAGAATGGCAAGCCGGATAGCGCCGCCGATGCCGAAATTTTGGCATTGATGGCAATGGGATGGACGCTGAGCGATGGTCGCAGGGCCGATCGGTTGCTGGCGCTGACCGGACTGGATGCCGATGCACTGCGCGCCGGGGTCGGCAATCGCGCGATTTTGGGCGCGGTGCTGGCCTTCCTGGCCGACCATGAACCCGATCTGGTTGCCTGTGCCGAGGCGATCGACAGCAGCCCGGCGGCCCTGATCGCCGCGAAGGAGAATCTGAGCCGATGA
- a CDS encoding RidA family protein has protein sequence MSIDARLAELGITLPAAAAPVAAYVPAVEVNGLLHISGQIALKDGQLMTGRLGEDRDLDYGVEAARACGLNLIAQMKAALGGDLDRVERIVKLGAFIASASGFTDQPKVANGASELMVAVFGEAGKHARSAVGVPVLPLGAAVEIDAIVQVRPAA, from the coding sequence ATGAGCATCGACGCCCGCCTTGCCGAACTCGGCATCACCCTGCCCGCCGCCGCCGCGCCGGTCGCCGCCTATGTGCCGGCGGTCGAGGTCAATGGCCTGCTGCATATTTCCGGCCAGATCGCGCTGAAGGACGGGCAGCTGATGACCGGCCGCCTGGGCGAGGACCGCGACCTCGATTATGGCGTCGAGGCGGCGCGCGCCTGTGGCCTGAACCTCATCGCCCAGATGAAGGCGGCGCTGGGCGGCGATCTCGACCGGGTCGAGCGGATCGTCAAGCTGGGCGCCTTCATCGCCAGCGCATCGGGCTTCACCGATCAGCCCAAGGTCGCCAATGGCGCGTCGGAACTGATGGTCGCGGTGTTCGGCGAAGCCGGCAAGCATGCCCGCAGCGCCGTCGGCGTGCCGGTGCTGCCGCTGGGCGCGGCCGTCGAGATCGACGCGATCGTGCAGGTTCGCCCCGCTGCATAA
- a CDS encoding glycerophosphodiester phosphodiesterase family protein gives MAAFDAAIAKGLGIECDVRLSRDGLPFVFHDASLMRMTGQPGAVADRDATELDALRLPDGGAIPRLAALLDACITTPLLIEIKVEGRDVAPICTAVARALDGRDQPVAVMSFNPLAMRWFARHRPDMVRGLVSSSQNKGRLRALFDRTLALWLANPDFLACDIRDLPFRFAAAARRRGLPVLSWTVRSAAQRAIAAAHVDQIIFEDMA, from the coding sequence ATGGCGGCGTTCGATGCCGCCATCGCCAAGGGGCTGGGCATCGAATGCGATGTCCGGCTGAGCCGCGACGGCCTGCCCTTCGTCTTTCATGACGCCAGCCTGATGCGGATGACCGGGCAGCCAGGTGCCGTGGCGGATCGCGATGCGACAGAACTGGACGCGCTGCGCCTGCCCGATGGCGGCGCGATCCCGCGCCTCGCCGCACTGCTGGATGCCTGTATCACGACGCCGCTGCTGATCGAGATAAAGGTCGAGGGGCGCGATGTCGCGCCGATCTGCACTGCGGTGGCAAGGGCACTCGACGGCCGCGACCAGCCGGTGGCGGTGATGTCGTTCAACCCGCTGGCGATGCGCTGGTTTGCGCGACATCGGCCGGACATGGTGCGCGGACTGGTGAGCAGCAGCCAGAATAAGGGGCGGCTGCGCGCGCTTTTCGACCGCACCCTTGCACTTTGGCTGGCCAATCCCGATTTTCTGGCCTGTGATATCCGTGACTTGCCCTTCCGCTTCGCCGCTGCCGCCCGTCGCCGGGGACTGCCGGTGTTGAGCTGGACGGTGCGCAGCGCGGCGCAGCGGGCGATCGCCGCTGCTCATGTCGACCAGATCATCTTCGAGGATATGGCATGA
- a CDS encoding GNAT family N-acetyltransferase, whose product MSEFVARIAGGVADLPKAQWDACAGSANPFVSWDFLTALEQSGSVGPGTGWQPLPIVIDGPDGTIAAAAPLYAKTHSQGEYVFDHGWADAWERAGGQYYPKIQIAAPFSPVPGPRLLLRDSTLGPALIAGIETLVERNDLSSAHATFVDPDQIALFEAAGWLIREDSQFHWHNKGYAGFEDFLAELSSEKRKNIRKERRRAVEGLEIVHLSGRDLTEAHWDIFWDFYQDTGARKWGRPYLTRSFFSILGETMADRILLMLALREGQAIAGALNLIGEDTLYGRYWGCREDVPNLHFELCYYQAIDAAIARGLDRVEAGAQGGHKLARGYAPQPTYSAHHIPNASFRRAVAGFLDAEREEVQRDRLWLNERTPFRKEG is encoded by the coding sequence ATGAGCGAATTTGTCGCGCGCATCGCCGGTGGCGTCGCCGACCTGCCCAAAGCGCAATGGGATGCCTGTGCCGGCAGCGCCAATCCGTTCGTCAGCTGGGATTTCCTGACCGCACTGGAACAGTCCGGAAGCGTCGGGCCGGGCACCGGATGGCAACCCTTGCCGATCGTCATCGACGGGCCGGACGGAACGATCGCGGCCGCTGCGCCGCTCTATGCCAAGACCCACAGCCAGGGCGAATATGTGTTCGACCATGGCTGGGCCGATGCCTGGGAGCGGGCGGGCGGCCAATATTATCCGAAAATACAGATCGCCGCGCCCTTCTCGCCCGTGCCCGGCCCCCGATTGCTGCTGCGCGATTCGACGCTGGGGCCGGCGCTGATCGCGGGAATCGAGACTTTGGTCGAGCGCAACGACCTGTCATCGGCGCATGCGACCTTCGTCGATCCCGACCAGATCGCCCTGTTCGAGGCGGCCGGCTGGCTGATTCGCGAGGACAGCCAGTTCCACTGGCATAACAAGGGCTATGCCGGGTTCGAGGATTTCCTGGCCGAGCTGTCGAGCGAGAAGCGCAAGAATATCCGCAAGGAAAGGCGGCGCGCGGTCGAGGGGCTGGAGATCGTCCACCTTTCCGGACGCGACCTGACCGAGGCGCATTGGGACATATTCTGGGATTTCTATCAGGATACCGGCGCGCGCAAATGGGGCAGGCCCTATCTGACCCGGTCCTTCTTCTCGATCCTGGGCGAGACGATGGCGGACAGGATATTGCTGATGCTGGCGCTGCGCGAGGGCCAGGCGATTGCAGGCGCACTGAACCTGATCGGCGAAGACACGCTCTATGGCCGCTATTGGGGATGCCGCGAGGACGTGCCCAACCTGCATTTCGAGCTATGCTATTATCAGGCGATCGATGCGGCGATCGCGCGCGGGCTCGACCGGGTCGAGGCGGGCGCGCAGGGCGGCCACAAGCTGGCGCGCGGCTATGCGCCGCAGCCCACCTATTCGGCGCATCATATTCCCAATGCGAGCTTTCGCCGGGCGGTGGCGGGCTTCCTCGACGCCGAGCGGGAGGAAGTGCAGCGCGACCGTTTGTGGCTCAATGAAAGAACGCCCTTCCGCAAGGAAGGCTGA
- a CDS encoding SEL1-like repeat protein codes for MANSLKSAQFLMDSRLAGAAHGSAEACFELGVAYSCGTGGMPIDLVEAHKWFNLAARGGSEAGQSMRAEIAEEMTAREIAEAQRQARAWIVATEVRAA; via the coding sequence ATGGCAAATAGTCTCAAAAGTGCGCAGTTTTTGATGGATAGTCGTCTGGCCGGTGCGGCCCACGGCTCGGCAGAGGCCTGTTTCGAACTGGGCGTCGCCTATAGCTGCGGCACCGGGGGCATGCCGATCGACCTGGTCGAGGCGCATAAATGGTTCAACCTTGCGGCCCGTGGCGGCAGCGAAGCCGGCCAGAGCATGCGCGCCGAGATCGCCGAGGAAATGACCGCGCGCGAGATTGCCGAGGCCCAGCGCCAGGCCCGCGCCTGGATCGTCGCGACCGAAGTCCGCGCCGCCTGA
- a CDS encoding multidrug effflux MFS transporter has protein sequence MAENSPMGAQPAAKDIHFREFVLLCACLMAMNALSIDPMLPALPDIGRDLYIANPNDRQLIISFYFMGLGVGSLLFGVLSDQFGRKKVLGGAMILFILSSIACAGAHSFTMLLIARTSAGFFAGASRVITVGIIRDRFKGDAMARVMSLIFAVFMLIPVMAPSFGQAILWIAPWRWIFWVLAILATAILGWMAIRLPETLHPDNRIRINPRTILQTVGTIFRTRSSIGYMLASGVVMSGLIGFILSVQQIFFDVFHAQKIFPLAFATIAGSMGIGSLVNSRLVSRFGARRLSQSALIAFILIAAVHLAVILAGQETIVTFMVLQAMTMMTVAFTASNFSAISMEPFSKGAGVASSFQAFLTTAVSSALGSLVGRAFDGTTLPFTLGLLVFGSGSLLIVFWAERGKLFTRPHLNALREDYEAMH, from the coding sequence ATGGCCGAAAATTCCCCCATGGGCGCGCAGCCTGCCGCAAAGGATATTCATTTCCGCGAGTTCGTGCTGCTGTGTGCGTGCCTGATGGCGATGAACGCGCTGTCAATCGACCCGATGCTACCGGCCCTGCCCGATATCGGCCGCGACCTGTATATCGCCAACCCCAATGACCGGCAGCTGATCATCAGCTTCTATTTCATGGGGCTGGGCGTAGGATCGCTGCTGTTCGGCGTGCTGTCCGACCAGTTCGGGCGCAAGAAGGTGCTGGGCGGGGCGATGATATTGTTCATCCTGTCCTCGATCGCCTGTGCCGGGGCGCACAGCTTCACCATGTTGCTGATCGCGCGCACCAGCGCCGGCTTCTTTGCCGGGGCGAGCCGCGTCATCACCGTCGGCATCATCCGCGACCGGTTCAAGGGCGACGCGATGGCGCGGGTCATGTCGCTGATCTTCGCGGTGTTCATGCTGATCCCGGTGATGGCGCCCAGTTTCGGCCAGGCGATATTGTGGATCGCGCCGTGGCGCTGGATCTTCTGGGTGCTGGCGATCCTGGCGACCGCGATCCTGGGCTGGATGGCGATCCGCCTGCCCGAGACGCTGCATCCCGACAATCGCATCCGCATCAACCCGCGCACCATCCTCCAGACGGTCGGCACGATCTTCCGCACGCGCAGCTCGATCGGTTACATGCTGGCGAGCGGCGTGGTGATGAGCGGCCTCATTGGCTTCATCCTGTCGGTGCAGCAGATCTTCTTCGACGTGTTCCATGCGCAGAAGATCTTCCCCCTCGCCTTTGCGACGATCGCCGGCAGCATGGGGATCGGCAGCCTAGTCAACAGCCGGCTTGTCTCGCGCTTCGGTGCGCGGCGGCTGAGCCAGAGCGCACTGATCGCCTTCATCCTGATCGCGGCGGTGCATCTGGCGGTGATCCTGGCCGGACAGGAAACGATCGTCACCTTCATGGTCCTGCAGGCGATGACGATGATGACGGTGGCGTTCACCGCGTCCAATTTCAGCGCGATCTCGATGGAGCCCTTCTCCAAGGGAGCGGGCGTCGCCTCCTCCTTCCAGGCGTTCCTGACGACCGCGGTGTCGAGCGCGCTGGGCAGCCTGGTCGGTCGCGCCTTCGACGGGACCACCCTGCCCTTCACGCTGGGGCTGCTGGTGTTCGGATCGGGATCATTGCTGATCGTCTTCTGGGCGGAGCGCGGAAAGCTGTTCACCCGGCCGCACCTCAACGCGCTGCGCGAGGATTATGAGGCAATGCACTGA